In Gossypium arboreum isolate Shixiya-1 chromosome 6, ASM2569848v2, whole genome shotgun sequence, the following are encoded in one genomic region:
- the LOC108484593 gene encoding axial regulator YABBY 5-like isoform X3, whose product MFFGVSVPCSSLFDIVTVRCGHCTNLWSVNMAAAASQSLSWQDIQAPNNAIEDYRRDLGSSSKCSHNKLSMRPPLPNNATEERVVNRPPEKRQRVPSAYNRFIKEEIQRIKANNPDISHREAFSTAAKNWAHFPHIHFGLMLETNNQTKMNNVVFENFDMKLWI is encoded by the exons atgttttttggG GTGAGCGTTCCATGCAGCAGTCTGTTTGATATAGTGACAGTCCGATGCGGGCACTGCACCAATCTATGGTCCGTTAACATGGCAGCCGCCGCATCTCAGTCACTGTCATGGCAAGATATTCAG GCACCCAATAATGCAATAGAGGATTATAGGAGGGATTTGGGTTCCTCATCGAAATGCAGCCACAACAAGTTGTCAATGCGACCTCCTCTGCCTAACAATGCGACTGAGGAAAGGGTAGTGAACCGAC CTCCCGAGAAGAGGCAGCGAGTACCTTCTGCATACAACCGCTTCATTAA AGAGGAGATTCAAAGGATCAAGGCCAACAATCCAGATATCAGCCACAGAGAAGCATTCAGCACTGCTGCTAAGAAT TGGGCACACTTTCCTCATATCCATTTTGGGCTGATGCTGGAAACCAACAACCAAACTAAGATGAATAAT GTTGTGTTTGAGAATTTTGATATGAAATTATGGATTTAG
- the LOC108484593 gene encoding axial regulator YABBY 5-like isoform X2 has translation MSSCIEVVPEQLCYIPCNFCNIVLAVSVPCSSLFDIVTVRCGHCTNLWSVNMAAAASQSLSWQDIQAPNNAIEDYRRDLGSSSKCSHNKLSMRPPLPNNATEERVVNRPPEKRQRVPSAYNRFIKEEIQRIKANNPDISHREAFSTAAKNWAHFPHIHFGLMLETNNQTKMNNA, from the exons ATGTCGAGCTGCATCGAAGTTGTGCCTGAGCAACTCTGCTATATCCCTTGCAACTTTTGCAACATAGTTCTTGCG GTGAGCGTTCCATGCAGCAGTCTGTTTGATATAGTGACAGTCCGATGCGGGCACTGCACCAATCTATGGTCCGTTAACATGGCAGCCGCCGCATCTCAGTCACTGTCATGGCAAGATATTCAG GCACCCAATAATGCAATAGAGGATTATAGGAGGGATTTGGGTTCCTCATCGAAATGCAGCCACAACAAGTTGTCAATGCGACCTCCTCTGCCTAACAATGCGACTGAGGAAAGGGTAGTGAACCGAC CTCCCGAGAAGAGGCAGCGAGTACCTTCTGCATACAACCGCTTCATTAA AGAGGAGATTCAAAGGATCAAGGCCAACAATCCAGATATCAGCCACAGAGAAGCATTCAGCACTGCTGCTAAGAAT TGGGCACACTTTCCTCATATCCATTTTGGGCTGATGCTGGAAACCAACAACCAAACTAAGATGAATAAT GCCTAA
- the LOC108484593 gene encoding axial regulator YABBY 5-like isoform X1 has protein sequence MSSCIEVVPEQLCYIPCNFCNIVLAVSVPCSSLFDIVTVRCGHCTNLWSVNMAAAASQSLSWQDIQAPNNAIEDYRRDLGSSSKCSHNKLSMRPPLPNNATEERVVNRPPEKRQRVPSAYNRFIKEEIQRIKANNPDISHREAFSTAAKNWAHFPHIHFGLMLETNNQTKMNNVVFENFDMKLWI, from the exons ATGTCGAGCTGCATCGAAGTTGTGCCTGAGCAACTCTGCTATATCCCTTGCAACTTTTGCAACATAGTTCTTGCG GTGAGCGTTCCATGCAGCAGTCTGTTTGATATAGTGACAGTCCGATGCGGGCACTGCACCAATCTATGGTCCGTTAACATGGCAGCCGCCGCATCTCAGTCACTGTCATGGCAAGATATTCAG GCACCCAATAATGCAATAGAGGATTATAGGAGGGATTTGGGTTCCTCATCGAAATGCAGCCACAACAAGTTGTCAATGCGACCTCCTCTGCCTAACAATGCGACTGAGGAAAGGGTAGTGAACCGAC CTCCCGAGAAGAGGCAGCGAGTACCTTCTGCATACAACCGCTTCATTAA AGAGGAGATTCAAAGGATCAAGGCCAACAATCCAGATATCAGCCACAGAGAAGCATTCAGCACTGCTGCTAAGAAT TGGGCACACTTTCCTCATATCCATTTTGGGCTGATGCTGGAAACCAACAACCAAACTAAGATGAATAAT GTTGTGTTTGAGAATTTTGATATGAAATTATGGATTTAG